The Gemmatimonadaceae bacterium nucleotide sequence GCCGGGCCGGCACCCTGCCGGCAGCGGACACCGTGCAGGCGCTCAGCGCCCTCGAGGCCATCAGCGCCGCGCTCGAGACGGATGCCGGCCATCGGTTCACCTCGCGCCTGCAGGGCATGGGTGGGCTCGAGCTGATCGTCGACGTCGCGCACGACATGCGATCGCCCCTTGGCTCGATCCTCTTCCTTGCAGAGCAGATCCGGCGCGGGCACAGTGGTGAGGTCACCCCGGTGCAGGAGCGCCAGCTCGGGCTGATCTACGGCGCCGCACTGGGGTTGAGCACCATGGCGAGCGACGTGATCGACCTCGCCCGCGGCGGCGAGCGCCTCGTGCAGCAGGCCCCCCTGCCGTTTTCGCTGGCGGGCGCACTGCAGCAGGTGCAGGATCTCGTGCGCCCCATGGCGGAAGAGCGTGGCCTGACGCTCCGGATCGACAACGACGTGCCGGCCGCTCGGGTCGGGCACGGGCAGGCGGTGCAGCGGGTGCTCCTCAACCTCGTCACCAACGCCGTCAAGTTCACCGACGCCGGCGAGGTGGCGATCGAGATCCGCAGCATCACCGCCACCCTCGTGCGGTTCACCGTCAGCGACACCGGGCGCGGGATCCCGGACGCCGTGCTCGGCACCCTGTTCGACGCGTTCCGGCGCCGGCTCAAGCCCGGGCAGTACGTATTCTCGAGCGCCGGCCTCGGGCTCTCGATCTGCCAGAACCTGGTCCGGGCGATGGGCAGCGAGTTGCTGGTGCGCAGCACGATCGGGGTCGGGAGCGAGTTCCAGTTCGACCTCGAACTCCCGCGGCACCAGGTGCGCTGAGGTGCGCCCGGGAATGACCGGCCGCGGCGACGAGGTGACCGTGGACCTGCGACAGGCGTCCACGGGTACCCCATTTCTCGTGTGCCCCGCCCGACGGCGGCAGCGCGCCGGCGTGCTGCCACGCGGGTGGCAGCCCGGTCGGCGTGCGCCCGGCGCTCCACCGCCCCTGCTCCTGTCATGACGACTTCCTCGATGCGCTCGGCGATGCGCCGCTACGGCCGCACATCGCCGTCCGGAACACCGCGCGGCGGGGTCGAGGTGCAGCGTGCACAGCCGGGGGCGACGGCCGTACCTCTCACCCGGGACCTGCCGCTCCAGTTCTCCACGGCGGTGCTCGTGGTGCTCGGGTTCGCGCTCGTCGTCACCAGGTTGCACGAGTTCATCCCCGGCATCCGGCTGGTCCGCCCGGTGATCCTGCTCGTGCTGGCCACCGCCTTCAGCACCTCCTCGGCGATCCGGCAGGAGCGTCGCAGCTTCCTGCCGCTGACCGCGCCGGCGTTCAGGGTCCTGATGATGTACTGGGGCTGGATGGTCGTGTCGGTGCCGTTCTCCATCTACCGCGCCGGATCGCTGCAGATGGTGGTCGACCTGCTGGCCGTGATGCTCTTCACCACGACGATCATGACGCAGCCGGTGTCGGTGCAGCACCTGCGGTTCGTGACGCGCGGATATCTGATCGTAGCCACGCTGTTCGGTGCCGCAATTCTGGCGTTCGGTGACGCGACATTCGATTACAACGGAACTGTACGGTACTCGCTTTCCGGCAGCCTGGACGAGAATGACTCCGCTGCAATTCTCGCGATGGCAGCGCCATTCGCACTGGCAGACGCGCGCCGAAAAGGAAACGGTGTATTTCGGAAACTTCTCTCGTGGTCGATGCTGGCAGTCCTCTTCCTTTCGATCTTCCGAACCGGCTCCCGCGGGGGTTCGATCGCCCTCGTCGCTGGTCTGCTCGTCGTGGCCCTCAGCAATCGTGGAGTTCGCGCCCTCGCAGCAACGTTCGTACTCGCGCTCTCTCTCTTGGCCGTTCGTCAGTATGCGCCACCGGAGGTGATCGGACGGTTTGCCGCGATCGGCAACGAGGCTGAGGACTACAACATGACAGACTATGGTGGACGATGGCAGATCTGGAAGCGCGGTATCGGCTACTTCACTGAGGATCCGGTTTTTGGCGTTGGCGTCGGTTCCTTCCCCGTCCGGGAGGGTGCGCACATGCGAGAGAACGGAATGCGCGGACGATGGAGTGCAGCGCACAATTCCTACCTGCAGTCACTCGTTGAGCTCGGCCTTGTCGGAGGATTGCTCTTTCTCGGCCTCGTAGTGGCGGCAATTCGGTCCGTGTGGCCCGTTCTTCGGAAGCCCTCGGTTTACACGGGCCATTCTCATCCGGAGTATACTGCAGCGATGGTTGTCTTTGCGGTTGCAGCGATCTTCCTCAGCCACGCCTACTTTTGGGGATTCTTCGCCATGGTCGGACTTTGCACCTATGCTTCTAGGACTCTGGTGACACGCCCGACTGCGTAAAGGGGATCAACCGAACGCGATGTTGTGGATGTGGTGTCCTGCAATGCAGCGCCACAGCACATTCAACGGGGCTAACCGAGGGGCGGTAAAGGCGGTCACACCCAAGCGTTGGATATGAATCTCGAAACCCTGCTTGGCTGGCGCTACCGTGCATGGCACGACACGGTGCGTGACGAGGTGTACAGCCGGCTCGCGCGCCGTGGCGCCACCGCGTTCATCCGCCTTCGCTGGCCCTGGCCGGCGTCGCGGCCGTTCGAGCGCCCGCGACTCCTGCTGCGCGCGCCGGGTGTCGGGATCGGCGACAACCTGATGTGCACGCCGGTGTTCCGTGAGATCAAGCGCCGCAATCCCGCCTGTCACATCACGCTGCTGACCAAGGTCCCCGATCTCTTCCGCGAGAACCCGAACGTCGATCTCGTGGTGAGCGACTTCGACCTCGCCGAGCGACAGTCGCTGCGCCTCGGATACGATCACCTCGCGCCGCGCCTCAGTTCCTTTGCCGGCGCCACGACGACCGCCGCGGTATCCGGCGGCTCTGCCGATGCCCCGTCACCGGCGCTGCATCACGACTATGCACACCCGGAGCCTCCGCCGCGACCGCTGATCGCGATCATGGCCGAGTGCGTGGGGATGGAGTTCTTCGACAACCAGCTCGATTGCGCGGCGCCCGAGGTCCCTGCGTCTTTCCGGCAGCGCATCGCGGCGATCCCGCGGCCCTACGTCGTGGTGCAGCCGCAGGCGAGTGCGTGGACCCCGAACAAGAGCTGGCCCATCGCGCACTGGGCGGAGGTCGTCCAGGCGCTGCTGCCGCGCTTCGCCGTGGTGGAAGTC carries:
- a CDS encoding glycosyltransferase family 9 protein, whose product is MNLETLLGWRYRAWHDTVRDEVYSRLARRGATAFIRLRWPWPASRPFERPRLLLRAPGVGIGDNLMCTPVFREIKRRNPACHITLLTKVPDLFRENPNVDLVVSDFDLAERQSLRLGYDHLAPRLSSFAGATTTAAVSGGSADAPSPALHHDYAHPEPPPRPLIAIMAECVGMEFFDNQLDCAAPEVPASFRQRIAAIPRPYVVVQPQASAWTPNKSWPIAHWAEVVQALLPRFAVVEVGTEPLLPGLVSDPRFVSLAGSTSVSEFVHVIAGATLYLGPDSGGMHIANAFRVPSVVVFGGYSAPESFRYPRTVALTGPVRCAPCWLSTPCPYGVACLHRIPAAQVLAAVDALLPASAAHD
- a CDS encoding O-antigen ligase family protein → MTTSSMRSAMRRYGRTSPSGTPRGGVEVQRAQPGATAVPLTRDLPLQFSTAVLVVLGFALVVTRLHEFIPGIRLVRPVILLVLATAFSTSSAIRQERRSFLPLTAPAFRVLMMYWGWMVVSVPFSIYRAGSLQMVVDLLAVMLFTTTIMTQPVSVQHLRFVTRGYLIVATLFGAAILAFGDATFDYNGTVRYSLSGSLDENDSAAILAMAAPFALADARRKGNGVFRKLLSWSMLAVLFLSIFRTGSRGGSIALVAGLLVVALSNRGVRALAATFVLALSLLAVRQYAPPEVIGRFAAIGNEAEDYNMTDYGGRWQIWKRGIGYFTEDPVFGVGVGSFPVREGAHMRENGMRGRWSAAHNSYLQSLVELGLVGGLLFLGLVVAAIRSVWPVLRKPSVYTGHSHPEYTAAMVVFAVAAIFLSHAYFWGFFAMVGLCTYASRTLVTRPTA
- a CDS encoding HAMP domain-containing histidine kinase, with protein sequence MTGPHRVPLRVERAGASAGQTDGGAALRAALARAADVAAGELSAAQDGGWPVGELRAGASLLCAAAEQRLHLPDIPLSFTFPPALPSQRLLGAMRRDLLAQGRAGTLPAADTVQALSALEAISAALETDAGHRFTSRLQGMGGLELIVDVAHDMRSPLGSILFLAEQIRRGHSGEVTPVQERQLGLIYGAALGLSTMASDVIDLARGGERLVQQAPLPFSLAGALQQVQDLVRPMAEERGLTLRIDNDVPAARVGHGQAVQRVLLNLVTNAVKFTDAGEVAIEIRSITATLVRFTVSDTGRGIPDAVLGTLFDAFRRRLKPGQYVFSSAGLGLSICQNLVRAMGSELLVRSTIGVGSEFQFDLELPRHQVR